In one window of Mercurialis annua linkage group LG4, ddMerAnnu1.2, whole genome shotgun sequence DNA:
- the LOC126679260 gene encoding uridine nucleosidase 1 isoform X2 → MENSNGNAAIPQKLIIDTDPGIDDSMAILMAFQSPEWDIIGLTTTFGNTKLEDATRNALFLCEIAGYPDVPVAQGNSEPLKGGKPRIADFAHGSDGVGNLSLPSPNGQKIEKSASEFLVDKISESPGEVSILALGPLTNLALAIKRDSSFASKVKQIVILGGSFFALGNVNPAAEANIYGDPEAADVVFTSGANIVVVGINITTQVKLTDDDLLALRQSKGKHAQIICDMCKFYRNWHVKSDGVHGIFLHDPVAFVALTRPDLFTYKKGVVRVETQGICVGHTLIDQGLKKWNMSNPWSEHSPVNVVWTVNADEVVNYVRKLLMKP, encoded by the exons atggaGAATTCTAACGGTAACGCTGCCATTCCTCAAAAGCTCATTATTGATACGGACCCTGGTATCG ATGATAGCATGGCAATCCTAATGGCGTTTCAGTCCCCGGAGTGGGATATTATAGGCTTGACAACTACATTTGGTAATACTAAACTTGAAGATGCTACACGTAATGCTTTGTTTCTG TGTGAGATCGCAGGGTATCCAGATGTTCCAGTGGCACAAGGAAACTCTGAGCCTCTAAAG GGAGGAAAGCCACGTATTGCTGATTTTGCTCATGGCTCTGATGGAGTTGGTAATCTTTCCCTACCTTCTCCAAATGGACAAAAAATTGAGAAGAGTGCTTCTGAGTTCTTAGTTGATAAAATCTCTGAAAGCCCTGGTGAAGTATCTATACTTGCTCTAGGACCATTGACTAACTTGGCTTTG GCAATCAAAAGGGACTCATCCTTTGCAAGCAAGGTGAAGCAGATAGTTATACTTGGAGGTTCTTTCTTTGCACTTGGAAATGTAAATCCTGCTGCTGAAGCAAAT ATATATGGAGACCCAGAAGCAGCTGATGTGGTCTTTACTTCTGGAGCAAACATTGTTGTTGTTGGAATAAATATCACAACTCAAGTTAAACTTACAG ATGACGATCTTCTTGCACTGAGGCAGTCGAAGGGGAAGCATGCTCAAATTATTTGTGATATGTGTAAATTCTACAGGAATTGGCATGTGAAGTCTGACGGTGTACATG GCATCTTCCTTCATGATCCAGTGGCTTTTGTGGCACTAACTCGCCCTGATTTATTCACATACAAGAAAGGGGTTGTGAGAGTCGAAACACAGGGAATTTGCGTGGGGCATACGTTAATAGACCAAGGACTTAAGAA ATGGAATATGAGCAACCCTTGGTCGGAACATTCTCCTGTTAATGTGGTTTGGACAGTTAATGCAGATGAAGTCGTCAACTACGTCAGAAAATTGCTGATGAAACCATGA
- the LOC126678848 gene encoding cyclin-dependent kinase F-4-like, with product MEKYLFVEPLGEGSYGSVWQAENKTTKEIVAIKIVKKSYYTLQQCLNLPEVKASRKMNHPNIVKLKEISLEMNTLFLVFECMDCNLSQLIEHRKRNNLPFSESEIRNLCFQIFHALDYMHRQGYFHRDLKPENLLLKKGIIKIGDLGLAREVDPESPYTQYVGTRWYEAPEVLLGSRWYSSKADMWAMGAIMAELFSLSPLFSGRNGGDQMQKICKIMGSPTVESWPNGVNLAGLIGYQFPELGGTELSWVVPSAGEEARSLIEKLCSWDPSLRPTAVAALRHPFFRSYYFTPDRSSSSLMYGISTASSSFRKEVEDPTRDLLQRLKLWDESTVL from the coding sequence ATGGAGAAATACTTGTTTGTGGAGCCATTAGGTGAAGGTTCTTATGGCAGCGTTTGGCAAGCGGAGAACAAGACAACCAAAGAAATTGTTGCCATTAAGATTGTGAAGAAAAGTTATTATACTCTCCAACAATGTCTCAATTTGCCCGAAGTGAAGGCTTCGAGGAAGATGAATCATCCAAATATTGTTAAACTCAAGGAAATATCCCTAGAGATGAACACCCTCTTTTTGGTTTTCGAGTGCATGGATTGCAATCTATCCCAACTTATCGAACATCGCAAGCGCAACAATCTTCCTTTCTCTGAATCCGAAATCAGGAATTTGTGTTTCCAAATTTTTCATGCGCTGGATTACATGCACAGGCAAGGCTATTTCCATCGCGACCTAAAACCCGAAAACTTGCTCCTCAAGAAAGGCATAATCAAGATTGGCGATTTAGGTCTTGCGCGGGAAGTCGATCCAGAATCGCCTTACACGCAATATGTTGGGACGCGTTGGTATGAGGCGCCGGAGGTGTTGCTTGGGTCGCGCTGGTATAGTTCTAAGGCTGACATGTGGGCGATGGGTGCAATAATGGCAGAGCTATTCAGTTTGAGTCCTCTTTTTTCTGGCAGAAACGGAGGAGATCAAATGCAGAAAATATGTAAGATAATGGGTAGTCCTACCGTGGAATCATGGCCCAACGGGGTGAATTTGGCAGGACTGATTGGGTATCAATTTCCCGAACTAGGCGGAACGGAGCTGTCTTGGGTGGTGCCATCGGCAGGTGAAGAAGCGAGGAGTCTTATAGAGAAGCTTTGTTCATGGGATCCATCTCTCAGGCCTACTGCTGTGGCGGCTCTTCGACATCCGTTCTTCCGCAGCTACTATTTTACTCCTGATAGATCATCATCGTCACTAATGTATGGAATAAGTACAGCATCATCAAGTTTCAGAAAGGAAGTTGAAGATCCTACAAGAGATCTGCTGCAACGCCTTAAATTATGGGATGAGTCTACTGTCCTGTAG
- the LOC126679260 gene encoding uridine nucleosidase 1 isoform X1, which translates to MENSNGNAAIPQKLIIDTDPGIDDSMAILMAFQSPEWDIIGLTTTFGNTKLEDATRNALFLCEIAGYPDVPVAQGNSEPLKGGKPRIADFAHGSDGVGNLSLPSPNGQKIEKSASEFLVDKISESPGEVSILALGPLTNLALAIKRDSSFASKVKQIVILGGSFFALGNVNPAAEANIYGDPEAADVVFTSGANIVVVGINITTQVKLTGALYLFFSVLCLCFSCFLVIILSIIDDDLLALRQSKGKHAQIICDMCKFYRNWHVKSDGVHGIFLHDPVAFVALTRPDLFTYKKGVVRVETQGICVGHTLIDQGLKKWNMSNPWSEHSPVNVVWTVNADEVVNYVRKLLMKP; encoded by the exons atggaGAATTCTAACGGTAACGCTGCCATTCCTCAAAAGCTCATTATTGATACGGACCCTGGTATCG ATGATAGCATGGCAATCCTAATGGCGTTTCAGTCCCCGGAGTGGGATATTATAGGCTTGACAACTACATTTGGTAATACTAAACTTGAAGATGCTACACGTAATGCTTTGTTTCTG TGTGAGATCGCAGGGTATCCAGATGTTCCAGTGGCACAAGGAAACTCTGAGCCTCTAAAG GGAGGAAAGCCACGTATTGCTGATTTTGCTCATGGCTCTGATGGAGTTGGTAATCTTTCCCTACCTTCTCCAAATGGACAAAAAATTGAGAAGAGTGCTTCTGAGTTCTTAGTTGATAAAATCTCTGAAAGCCCTGGTGAAGTATCTATACTTGCTCTAGGACCATTGACTAACTTGGCTTTG GCAATCAAAAGGGACTCATCCTTTGCAAGCAAGGTGAAGCAGATAGTTATACTTGGAGGTTCTTTCTTTGCACTTGGAAATGTAAATCCTGCTGCTGAAGCAAAT ATATATGGAGACCCAGAAGCAGCTGATGTGGTCTTTACTTCTGGAGCAAACATTGTTGTTGTTGGAATAAATATCACAACTCAAGTTAAACTTACAGGTGCTTTATACCTTTTCTTCTCAGTTTTGTGCTTATGTTTTTCTTGCTTCCTCGTGATAATTTTGTCTATTATAGATGACGATCTTCTTGCACTGAGGCAGTCGAAGGGGAAGCATGCTCAAATTATTTGTGATATGTGTAAATTCTACAGGAATTGGCATGTGAAGTCTGACGGTGTACATG GCATCTTCCTTCATGATCCAGTGGCTTTTGTGGCACTAACTCGCCCTGATTTATTCACATACAAGAAAGGGGTTGTGAGAGTCGAAACACAGGGAATTTGCGTGGGGCATACGTTAATAGACCAAGGACTTAAGAA ATGGAATATGAGCAACCCTTGGTCGGAACATTCTCCTGTTAATGTGGTTTGGACAGTTAATGCAGATGAAGTCGTCAACTACGTCAGAAAATTGCTGATGAAACCATGA
- the LOC126676402 gene encoding uncharacterized protein LOC126676402, with product MQRKMAGVSSSTTMAEKISWYCALLMAMMMVLSCCEVSESEYGSIMNPNGTRMMNKACDEIYVVREGETLHTISEKCGDAFIVEENPHIHDPDDVFPGLVIKITPFNNR from the coding sequence ATGCAAAGAAAAATGGCGGGTGTTTCTTCATCCACTACCATGGCAGAGAAGATCTCTTGGTACTGTGCTTTGTTAATGGCGATGATGATGGTTTTGAGCTGCTGCGAGGTTAGCGAAAGCGAATACGGGTCGATTATGAATCCGAATGGGACGAGGATGATGAACAAGGCATGTGATGAGATTTATGTTGTAAGAGAAGGAGAGACATTGCATACAATTAGTGAAAAATGTGGAGATGCTTTTATTGTTGAAGAAAACCCTCATATTCATGATCCTGATGATGTTTTTCCTGGTTTGGTTATTAAGATTACTCCTTTTAATAATAGGTAA